The nucleotide window TGGGGTCAAGAATTGGGCTCCGATGGATGGTGGTTGGCCGGTTGATTGCGGAATTCGCGAGCAGTATGGGTGTGTCGTGCTCGAGTTGCTGCGACCTGACCTGACATGACCAGACAAGCTGGAGGATAGTGATCCATAGGAAAAGGACGGTCTGATGTGCGTGCAATTAGGTGGAAGTGTACATGTGCGCGCGGGTGTCTTTCAAAGAGCGGATGGTTGGCGGTTGGTTGAATGTGGCATCCCATCTGATGGATGAGGTTGTGTCAAATACGGAGTACGGTACGGATGCAACAACGTCAGACAACGGATGAATCAAGCGAGCAGAGCAGAAACGGTGGGGGGCAAAAAGGCGAATGAGAAATGGTGGAACCAGCGTCGGAGGCGGTGCAGCAGGCCCAAGGCGAGGGGCCACGTCGGTCATGGGCGCGTCGCGACGTCAGGGCAATCTCATTTTTCCAGGTCGGTTTGGTGCCAAGGCAAACTGCAGCACACTCGCTGCGCCCGTTGCGCCAAGAGCCAGTCCGGCGGGCAGTCTGTCAGCTTTTGTGTACCTGTATGCATAGGTTGACAAGCACATCTATTCGTTGGCAGTACAGAATCTCCTGATGATAGCTACTTCTGTTGCTACCACCAAGAGCTTGTTGACGGGCAAAGCGTGGCTGCCTCCAAAAAGTAACAAATTGTCGAGCAAGCGGAGATCAAGGTGATTGACAAAAAGGCTGAACCAGACACAGCAAGAATAGCCGGGTGTGCCTTGCATGCAGAGTTTTGATGCTTGAGTGATGTCCTAGGCCCTCCCGGCATGAGTTACTGAGACGAATCGCTCGGCGTCATCGTGCTGTAGTCTGCTCTCCTGATTGGGCGCTGGGCAACACGTAGCGCGAATGGATATGGTTGTACCTCCCCCACTCGTCGTGCTTGTCGACCTAGAGTGGCAGAGAGAAGGAGCAGGGAGGTGTGGCTCTAGTCTCGAAATGGACACTGGGAACGGGAGTCTAGTCCTGCCCCCTCCCTGCTCTGCTCCGCTGGCCATGACGGTGGAACTGCTGCAGTGCACCTTGCTATCTGTAAGGCAGGTATCTGAGAAAGGTGACGGGTCCCGTCTTCAACTGTGACCTGGCGCTGGCTGGAGTGGCACAATGTCGAGCCACCGGCATCCCTGGAGCGTCAACCCAGTGCGCGCCATCGCCATTTTGCGCCATGATTGCCTTTTGACCTTTTCCAGAGGTAGTGTATCTATTTCCCCGGGAGGGACCACTCGCCATTTTTCTCGCCTCGCCCTTTATCAATCAACCCGCCTCACATTATCGTgccttcccttcctcccGTGGCAGATTTCGAACTCCTGATCGGCCCTTCCAGTATCGTCCGACCGCAATCTCACATTGTTCCTCTTGCTTCCCTTCTACATCGTCTTGGTCTCATTTTTAATCTTTCCACGTTTGTTCCATCGTCAACCACATTTTCGATACTGAACCCACCCGACGAACACCTCATCAAATGTCTCTCTCCGCCAGAGAATGAGAGCTTTTTCGCATACTTCTGGAAAAGGCCGAACTCTACTTTGGAGGCCCGATTCCTACCACCGATAATCCCGACGTTgcgtctttctctctctctgcctcgAGAGATACCAACAAACCACCCAACAAACAAATAGCATTTCCCACTCAATCGTGAACACGACCTGGCAGCCGTCCTATCGCGACCCTTCCGAAACCACAATCGTGCATCGTCTTGCCTGCTTGGGCTTTCTCTGGTGTCAACGCGCTGCGCCAAGCCCATCCCGAGAACTTTCCATCAGCTTTGGCCCCCTTGGACCTCCGTCCTCAACCCGGCTACATCTACCTCCGAATTTCGCATAGTCTTTTCTCGAACTTCGCTCGACGTTGTCGATTCCCCCAGGGATAGGAATCACCATTGTCAAAATGGACCAACAGTACATGACGCCTCCGACGTCGTTTCGTCTGGCCGACATGGCCCAAGGTGCCTACGACATGCCTCTCATGGCTATGAAGAAGCCGCACGACTCCCACCCCTCCATGGGCAACTtggtcctcctcgtcttcgaagCCGTCCTGGAGGTCGTTTGCGTCAGCTTGCCCGGTTACATTGTCGCTCGTATGGGTCacttcgacgccgacaagcAGAAGTTCTTGGCCAACCTTAATGTCATGCTCTTCACGCCATGCCTGAGTACGTGTGTCGCGGATCCTATGAACAAAAATCCTGCTAACGACCCCTCCCGCAGTCTTTACCAAGCTGGCCTCCCAGCTTAATGCCGATAAGCTCCTCGATCTTGCCGTCATTCCCatcatcttcgtcatccaGACCCTCGTCTCGTGGCTCGTCTCTGTTGGTGTATCTCGCCTCTTTGGCTTCAATCGCCGCGCCTCCAACTTTGTCACAGCTATGGGAGTGTTTGGCAATTCCAACTCGTTGCCCATTTCCATgatcttgtccttgtcgCAGACGATCAAGGGTTTGCATTGGGACAAGATTCCCGGGGATAACGATGATGAGGTTGGTGCCCGCGGCATTTTGTACCTCTTGATCTTCCAGCAACTCGGTCAGCTGGTGCGCTGGAGCTGGGGTTACCACGTACTGCTCGCCCCTAAGGACAAGTACCCTGAGTATCAGGACGAGCGCATCGAGGAGGGCCAGTACGCCGGGGATCGGGAGACGGCGCCTTTGCTGAATGAgtacgacgacggcgcggccgccTCCCGCAGATCTTCCAGTGACAATCTGTCGAATTACGAACCCGCCGGTCGTACTCCTGTTGCTAGCAGATCCAGGGCTTCGCCCGCCGacaccgaggacgaggacgaggacgactttCCCAAGAAGGCGAGGACGACCAATGCCCTCGCTCCGCTTAATGGTAATCATCCCGTTTTCGACGGAAGTGGCGATGAGATATCGTCTTTCCCCCGCATTCTTAACACGgatgaacccgacgttccCGAGGGAGTTAAGGGCTACCCTGCCCGCGTTAACAATGCCGTTGTATCTGCTAAGCGCTCCACGTCCAACTTTGTCAAACGCCAGTACGAACACCTTCCTGCTCCTGCCAAATCGATTCTTTCGGCACTGGGCCGCTTTGCCGGCAAGCTCTACAACTTCCTTTGGGAGTTTATGAACCCGCCCCTGTGGGCCAtgctcatcgccgtcgtcgttgcttCCATTCCGGCCCTGCAGAAGATTTTCTTCG belongs to Colletotrichum higginsianum IMI 349063 chromosome 5, whole genome shotgun sequence and includes:
- a CDS encoding Membrane transporter, whose translation is MDQQYMTPPTSFRLADMAQGAYDMPLMAMKKPHDSHPSMGNLVLLVFEAVLEVVCVSLPGYIVARMGHFDADKQKFLANLNVMLFTPCLIFTKLASQLNADKLLDLAVIPIIFVIQTLVSWLVSVGVSRLFGFNRRASNFVTAMGVFGNSNSLPISMILSLSQTIKGLHWDKIPGDNDDEVGARGILYLLIFQQLGQLVRWSWGYHVLLAPKDKYPEYQDERIEEGQYAGDRETAPLLNEYDDGAAASRRSSSDNLSNYEPAGRTPVASRSRASPADTEDEDEDDFPKKARTTNALAPLNGNHPVFDGSGDEISSFPRILNTDEPDVPEGVKGYPARVNNAVVSAKRSTSNFVKRQYEHLPAPAKSILSALGRFAGKLYNFLWEFMNPPLWAMLIAVVVASIPALQKIFFEEGSFVKNSFTDAVQSSAGVAVPLILVVLGANLARNTQKSDKQRDPEEDQIGTKLLVASLVCRMLLPTLIMTPILAIFAKYVPVSILDDPIFVIVCFLLTGAPSALQLAQICQINEVYEGVMSRILFQSYVIWILPSTLILVMCALEVVEWAA